One window from the genome of Acinetobacter sp. LoGeW2-3 encodes:
- a CDS encoding OprD family outer membrane porin, which yields MRRHNLWIAIIAATATLGITAAQADFIDDSNVQLKFRNFYLDRQIEGTANTPSKDFGSWSQGVTLDAKSGYADVGPVKVGVDVLVQHAVRLSGDRKADDYILPFEDGKQARDFGKVGATLKAKVSETELRVGEILPATPVVHFDPSRQLLTTYNGVWLESKDIDKTKITLGYLDGINARYENQAHDFYLWPNPLNKVSAKEVNKGHKNEGMYVAGVDYQATPELGLSYFYGDVTNIYRQNYLGVTYNKKLDDKNKIATHARYFDNRESGEAIFGDIDSQALSLKGAWTHSNHTLDAGYQQMFGDHGQITGAGKDAIDHSPFFPTLAGWVPQPYLANWSVASFIRRDEKSWSLGYTYDFKDVGAPGLTATVRHYDGWNIKNNDGTRGKEDENNVIVNYVVPEGKLKGLGFQYMFIDVDYRNVPGFADLQEHRVATTYTYKF from the coding sequence ATGCGTCGTCATAATTTATGGATAGCAATCATTGCTGCAACAGCGACTTTAGGAATAACAGCTGCTCAGGCTGATTTTATTGACGACAGTAATGTTCAATTAAAATTTAGAAACTTTTATTTAGATCGTCAAATTGAAGGTACTGCTAATACACCATCAAAAGATTTTGGTAGCTGGTCACAAGGTGTGACTTTGGATGCTAAGTCTGGTTATGCTGATGTTGGTCCAGTGAAAGTGGGTGTAGATGTACTGGTTCAACATGCAGTACGCCTAAGTGGAGACCGTAAAGCTGACGATTACATTCTGCCTTTTGAAGATGGTAAACAGGCGCGTGACTTCGGTAAAGTAGGGGCTACTTTAAAAGCGAAAGTTTCTGAAACCGAACTTCGTGTAGGTGAAATTCTGCCTGCAACACCAGTGGTACACTTTGACCCATCACGTCAATTACTCACTACCTATAATGGTGTTTGGTTAGAGTCTAAGGATATCGATAAAACCAAAATCACTTTGGGTTATTTAGATGGTATCAATGCTCGTTATGAAAATCAGGCACATGATTTCTACTTATGGCCAAACCCTCTCAATAAAGTGTCTGCAAAAGAAGTGAATAAAGGACATAAGAATGAAGGGATGTATGTTGCAGGTGTTGACTACCAAGCAACGCCTGAACTTGGTCTTAGTTACTTCTATGGTGATGTGACCAATATCTATCGTCAGAACTATCTTGGTGTGACATACAATAAGAAGTTGGATGACAAAAACAAGATTGCAACTCATGCGCGTTATTTCGATAACCGTGAATCTGGTGAAGCCATTTTTGGTGATATCGACAGCCAGGCACTTTCATTAAAAGGTGCATGGACGCATAGTAACCACACATTAGATGCTGGCTATCAACAGATGTTTGGAGATCATGGTCAAATTACTGGAGCTGGTAAAGATGCAATAGATCATTCACCATTCTTCCCAACTTTGGCTGGCTGGGTGCCACAGCCTTATTTAGCCAACTGGTCAGTAGCAAGCTTTATCCGTCGTGATGAAAAATCATGGAGCTTGGGCTATACCTATGATTTTAAAGACGTTGGTGCACCGGGTCTAACTGCAACAGTTCGTCATTATGATGGCTGGAATATTAAAAATAATGATGGCACGCGCGGTAAAGAAGACGAAAACAATGTGATTGTGAACTATGTTGTACCTGAAGGTAAGCTGAAAGGTTTAGGCTTCCAGTACATGTTTATCGATGTAGATTATCGTAACGTACCTGGTTTTGCTGATCTGCAAGAACATCGTGTTGCAACAACTTATACTTACAAATTCTAG